Part of the Pseudobdellovibrionaceae bacterium genome is shown below.
CCGCCAGTGCCGGGCTAGAGATATGTTGGTCTTCCGTAGCCAATGTCTTTGTGAGCGTTCGGGCTATGCCTAGATCTAAAAAATTAAGATAACTTATAAAAACCCAAAACAATGTAAGAAGGCCAAACCGCTCAATCCCATACTGTCGAACCAAGATAGGTATAATCGCGAGGGCCAACACCGCCGGTGCGCCGTGGGCTGCTAGTGAATAGAAAATGCTCTTATTTACTGATTTCGACATCACTCTCTTTAAGAATCACTACGAGGTTTGGATCTAAGGGGAAGCGCCCACTGTAATACAGCGCTCCCATAAAAATTTCGTAAATATCTCTTAAAGCATACAGTGCCCGTTTCAGCCATGGTGGCTTGCCACTGGACTTCACCACTCTTGCGGCGTTGTACGAAGCTGTCACGCGAAGACCACAGAGACGTCCCACTTGATCGAGTCGCTCTGGTGTCAGTAGGGTCACGTGGGTTATGTCTTTATTAAACTGGGCCACACCAAAAGGCGATAAACCATTAGGCACTCGAATAAAAACTTGGCCTCGAGGGGCCAACAGCTGTTTGCAGGTCTTTAAACACTGGACAATTTCATCAACATATAAATGCTCTAGCACGTCGAACAATACGATAAGGTCAAACTTTTTTGAGGCCCATTCGGATTGCTGTAGTTCTTGAATATTAATCTTATACGCCTCATGCCCTCGCGCACGGGCTTGGTCCACAAGCTCGGGTATTAATTCAATCCCACACACGCTGTGACCGCGAGCTTTGGCCCAATCTAAAAACTCACCCGTGCCAAAGCCGATTTCTAAAACCTTGGCTGATCCGCCTGACAATAGATTTTTAAATTCCAGTTCAAAAATCTCTGGCGACTTGCGACCCTCGTCACTATCCCACAACTTAAAACCCACATAATCGCGGTAAAACTGATCTCGAAAATCACTCATTCGATTTAGGCTCTGTTGTAGTCATCTTCATACCTAATGATGTCATCTTCACCGAAGTAACTGCCGGTTTGAACTTCAACAAAAACCAAGGGCGCCGTGCCGTTGTTTCGAACACGGTGCTTGGCATTTACGGGAATATAAATATGCTCCCCCGGCCCGCGAGGTATGACCTCGTCATTTAACACCACTTCGGCCTCGCCAGAAATCACAATCCAATGTTCTGCCCGCTTGTTGTGAGACTGATAAGACAGCTGAGCCCCCGGATCTACGGTGATTCTTTTTGTCTTAAAGTCCTTGTTATCTGCAAGGGTTTCAAAACCACCCCATGGCCGGGTTTCAAAAGGGTGATCCGTAGCTTCAGGATGGCCCACCTCTTTAATTTTGCCCACCAAATCTTTGACCTTTTCGCTTTGTCCTTTATTTGAAATCAACAACGCATCCGGAGTATCGACCACTATGAGATTATTAACACCCACCAGGCCAATCACTTTGTTTTTTGCAGAAAACACGTAGTTTGAATAGGCGTCTTGGTTAAAGACTTTAGCATTCACATCTGATTTTAGTGATGGCACTTCATCGGCCAAACGGGCAATTTCATCCCACGAACCCACATCGCTCCAGCCAATTTCGCATGGGATGCACACCTGCTTGTCTAGTTTTTCCATGATCCCGTAATCAAGACTGATGTTTTCAAGGTTCGAATAAATTTGCTTAGCGTTGCTTAAGTCTTTTTCGATCCTCTCAATACTCTGCCACATTTCAGGCATATGTTTTTTAAACAAGTCGATCATTACGTTCACCTTAAATAAAAACATTCCGGCATTCCAGTAGTGGCGACCAGAGGACCGAAACTCTTCGGCCCGACTTTGTCCTGGCTTTTCATGAAAACCCCGAACCAATCGCGCTGAAAAAACACCACCCTTTGGATTCTCTGCCGTGGCCACGACGTCATCTTTTACTTCGATGTACCCATAGCCCGTGGCTGCATACCTGGGGGCAATGCCCAAGGTCACAATCTCACCTTGTTTAGCCACTTCATGACCCAAATTTAATACGATCCCAAAAGCGCGTTGGTCGGTGATAAGGTGATCGGCAGGGAACATTCCAACCACTTCGTCGCCTTCGCCGTTCATATTTAAAACATGGCACATGAGGGCTACAGCTGGCGCCGTGTTTTGCCCCATAGGTTCATAAATAGCATTTGTCTGGGGCAAGCCCATGGCTTTAAGCGTTCGGGCAGTGAGGGCCTCCATGGACGAAACGGTTACGATGTGAGGTGATCCGAATGGCTTAAGACGCTCAATTGAGTTTTCTAAAAAAGATTGGTCGTAGAATTCGCAAAACTGTTTGGGGTAAGAGGCTCGAGATACTGGCCACAACCGTGTGCCACTGCCACCTGAGAGAATTACTGGAATCATATTCACTTCCCTATTGCTTAAGTCCATTTCTAAAGGCCGGTTGATAACACGAAAATCCCACAATTAGGAGTACCGGTGCGCTTTCTATCGTTGATGCCCGTCGTCAAATCTTGCTCCCCTTTGGGAGAGCCCGCCGCCGGACCGCGGGTAGTGCCAAGGCCCCATCCCCTCGAGTTCGTATTTACGCCCCAAATTACGAGTTTAAATATTCGTTTAAAAATATCATCGCCCGTTCACTGAGGTCCTTGGCTCGAGTGGGCTCTACAGCTTCGGTGTAACATCTTAGCTCTGGGGCGTTGCCGGAGGGCCTAAAAAAAACGACCTCACTATTTTTAAAAATCAGCTTTGACCCGTCTGTTGTATCTAGTTTTGCTAGCTTTGAACCGACAAATCCCATGAACTCATCGCAGAATGTTTCAGGGTTAGAAAAAATTTGATTGGAAAGCTTCTCACTTATTTCAGTGGGAATGCCCTTTATAGAGGCACTGTGGGTGGCTCTTTGTGGCAATGTGTTGCGAAGTTGCGAGAGTGTCAGGCCTCGATCTTTACAGGACTTTAGCGCTACAACAATAGGCAAAACGGCATCGCGCGTGGGCAAGGATTCAAGGATCTTTCCTGTTTGCTCTAGTTTTGTGCCCAATAAAAAGCCCCCATTGGCTTCGTATCCGGCAATGGCTCCTTGAAAACCCCGAGCGGCTATTTCTTCCATACCTGATATGACAAATGGCGATCCAATTTTTGTCCACTCGATCTCTTTAAATTGATTCATTTCACTTACTGCTGAATTGCAGCTCACAGGTAAAGCAATGGCTTGAATTCCAAGTGCTGAAGCCACCAATGGGCCTAGTTCATCACCACGCAGAACATCGCCCTTTTCGTCTAACACAAATGGTCGATCAGAATCACCGTCTGTGCTTACAAGTGCATCAGCCCCTTCTGCCAAAATCCATTCCTTAAGTCGCTCAAGATCGGTCAACGCCTCCGTGTCAACGGGAATAAACTGATCAGAAAAACCCTTACGAACAACTGTGGCACCTAGATTTTCCAGAATCTCACCTATTACTTTGCGACCCACAGCCGAGTGCTCATAAAGAATAACTTTTTGCCCCGCCAAACTCTCGACACCAAAAAAATCTGTGTATCGATGAACGTACTGGCTAAACCCCTCAGGGTTTTCATTTTCGTACACCTGGCTTAAGGGGCCCTCAAGCCCGGCCCTTAGCATGCCGGCCTCAGTGAAGTCTTCCATCACCACATCGTTAGCCTCGTAAATATTAATAATGCTTTCTTCATCGGCTTTTAGAATTTCTCCTCCGGGAAGGTAAAATTTCAGGCCGTTTCGATCAGCAGGTATATGACTTCCGGTGACCATGATCGCACAGGATTTGTTTTTGATTCCACAAAGAGCCAAGGCGGGAGTGGGCAGGTGCCCCACGTAATCAACTTTCCAGCCACACTTTTGAGCGGCATAGATCACGGCTTTGGTAATTCGAGGGCTACTCTCTCTGTAATCATCGGCTAAAAACAAACGTTGCTCACCATCAGTAGAGTTCATTACTGCCACTGCGTGTTTGAGAAATGACTGAACGAACTTTGTCACTTCAAGGTCCGTAAGCTCTACCGCCAAACCTCGAACACCGCTGGTGCCAAACTTTAATGCCACAATTTTCTCCTCAGCTTTTAAATAATATTTAGATCTGATAACCGCTGCCGGTATTTTTTTGCAAAGGCCTCTATGCTAAACTCTTCTTCGATAAATTTCTTGGCTCTTTCGCCCATCTCTTTATTTTCTGACAAAAAGGCCAACCGCAGACTTGCCACTGCAGACTCTTCATCGGGCTCAGCCCAGGTTTGCCCCTGCCAATAGGGATAGCCACCCTCAACAACAGGTACCTCTTTAAACTGCACCAAATAAGAATTATCTTCTCGCATAAAACCCATATTGCCCGAGTATCCCGTGGCCACCACTGTTTTACCTAAACACATGGCTTCGGCCATTCCTAGACCAAATCCTTCTGATCGATGCAACGACAAAAATCCATCGCACAAATTCATGAGACCATTCATTTGATCGCGAGATAATACCTGGTCGATAATTTTGATGCGCGGGTCTTTGTTTGCCAGAGTCGTTAGATTTCGAAACATTTTATCTTGTTCGTTTCGCCCTCGAATTCGAGATACTTTTACCACAAGCCCCACGTCGTCTTTTTTAGACTGAGGAAACGCTTTTTGAAAAGCCGCAATGGCCCCATCCGGGTTTTTTCGGTACGTCACCGAATTCATATCAAAGGCCGTTAAAAACAAAAATGAGTGCTCCGGCAAATTAAAAGTCGACCTCTCATATTTGCCCTGAATATCCACAGCTACAGGTATGCCCATATTTAAACACGGGACTGAAGACGTTCGACGAATAGACTCTGCCGTGTACTCTGATATGGCCCAGTACTCGTGGATAAATCGATCTGCTATTCGCCAGGGGATTGGGTAACTTGGTAACTCCCAAGCGGCGTATTGAATGTTGAATCGCTTCTGCCAAAAATCTTCTGGCACCCCTGATAGCGTGGTCAAAAGACCATCACCGTTGAGACAAAAAATATTGCCTTTAAATTCGGGACTAGAAAGTATCGGGAGTGATGCGTCTTTTTCGTGTTGAGCTTGAAACGAGGTTTTTTGTATATCAACTACACCGTGGGGCAGGGCCGATGCGGCCATGGCTTGGTGGGCCCTTTTAAGTAGATTGCCAAGGCCCGAGGTCGAAAAAGGAAAACCAATAAGATTGACCCCAATTTTCCCTTGAGCCAAAGCGGGGTCCTGAAGCTTTGCCAAATCATGGCTCTTTAACGTGGCCACGGACCTTTCTCGAACTAATCCCGAAATTCGTGACCGCAATGAGCTTGGTAAAAAATTATAGGCCGGCCTAATGAAACGACTAAGACCGAACCCCAGACGAATTATGTGGTCATTGACCCTGGCCACGGTGGCCTTCCATAGACTCGATAATATCTTTAAGACTTTGTTCAAGCGAGTAGCGGGGTGTCCAGTGCAGTTGTTCTCTTAATTTATCGCTTGAACAACTGACTATGGGCATATCCACCGGCCGTAGGCGATCGGGGTCAACAACGACTTCAACATCTACACCAATCAAATCAATGAGCGTCTTTAAAACGGTTTCGATTTTAAAGCTCTGCCCAGAACAAATATTAAACACTTCACCTGAGGCAATCTGATCCCGCTTGGTCATGATAGTTACATAGGCATCCACCACGTCCCGGACATCTAAAAAATCACGTTCTGGAGATAAATCGCCCACCTTCAAAATGCCTTTGCCCCCTGATTTTTTGATCTCAAGAAGCTGCGTCACAAAAGATGGCACCACAAAGTCTACACTTTGCCCTGGGCCAATATGGTTCAGTGGCCGAAGGCGTATGGTCTTAACTGAGCTGCTCGCCGCATACTGGCCCGCCAATAAATCTGATGCGGCCTTGCTCACACCATAGGGATTTAAGGGCTCAAGTGCTCCGTCTTCGTCGATACTCTTACCGGACTTAAATGTTTTTCCGTAGATGGCGGCGCTTCCCACGTTGATCACTGTGCATTCAGGAGCCTCTGATTTAACGGCCTCTAAGACGTTAAGCGTGCCAAAAATATTCACCTGAAACGTGGCCTCGGGATGTGCAAATGAAGTTGGCACATGAGACTGGGCTGCTAAATGAAAAATAACATTGGGTTTATATTCTGAAACGGCTGAGCGAACCTGGCCTTTGTTTGTAATGTCTAAACTGAGCCACTTAAGGGCGGCCGAAGATTTTGAGTCTGCCACATCATGGGCCATGGCGACCACGCTCACACCTGGCATCTCACCCAAGCGATGAAGCAAATGTGCGCCCACAAAACCAGAAGCACCAGTGACCATGACCTTCATTTAGGCAAACTTTCTATTACAATACGTTAGTGCTCTTTATCCGCTTGATGTCAGCATCAACCATCTCAGTGATTAGCTCTTCTAAGGTTGTTGTTGCCTCCCAGCCCAATTTTTCTTTGGCCTTTGCTGGGTTACCCAAAAGAATATCCACTTCCGACGGGCGATAAAAGCGAGGATCAATTTCTACGAAATCTTCATAATTAAGACCTAGATGGTCAAATGCAATTCGGCACATATCGCGAACTGTCGTGGTTCGGCCTGTTGCCACCACATAATCATCTGGCTCATCTTGCTGCAACATCAGCCACATTGCTTTAACATAGTCACGAGCATGGCCCCAGTCGCGCTTAGCATCCATATTGCCGAGGTAGAGCTTTTCTTGAAGGCCCAGTTTAATTCTGGCCGCAGCATCAGTGACCTTGCGGGTTACAAACTCAACGCCCCTAAGTGGGGATTCATGGTTGAACAAAATCCCGCTGCAGTTAAACATTCCGTAACTTTCACGGTAGTTAATGGTCATCCAGTGAGCATAGAGCTTAGCCACACCATATGGAGAGCGCGGGTAAAACGGCGTGTTTTCACCCTGCTTTTCTTCTTGGATCATACCAAACATTTCAGATGTGGAAGCCTGATAGTAGCGGGCATTTGATTTGTTTAACCGAATGGCCTCAAGCATATTGAGTGCCCCAAGGCCTGTTGCGTTTGCCGTCAACACGGGTTGCTCAAAAGATGTTCCTACGAATGATTGAGCGGCTAAGTTGTAAACCTCATCAGGTTGAAAATCACGAATCGCTCGTGTCAATGAAGATAGGTCAGTTAAGTCTCCATCAAAATAGTTAATCTTGTCAGTGATGCCTAACCAATCTAATCGCTCACGATTAGGGGTGCTCTGTCTTCGAACCAATCCTGCCACTTCGTAACCATTATCCAGCAACAGTTGTGATAAGTACGCCCCGTCTTGACCGGTTACGCCGGTGACAAATGCCCGTTTTCCCATTTTCGTTCTCCGTCATCAGGTATTTAAAAATCGCCAAACTATATAGAAATGCCGGCCGCTATTCAAATGCCCGTATCGCCGCCTTGCATTACTCCAGGCACCCTAAACTTACGGCTAATGGGCCCTTGCAGCTAGATTGTCAAAAATGCTCTCATATTTTCGCGCAGCATCTTTCCATGTGTATTGCCCCAGGCGAGAGGCTAAATCCTGCTGGCTAGAAAAGGCGGCTTTGGGGTCTTTTAACACCGAAAGAATTTTTTCCGCCATATCTGTAACATCCAATGGGTCAAACAGCGCGACACCCGACTCGAGGGGCTCTACCCCGACAAATCGCATTCTTTCAAGCACTTGTGGGATTGCTGACATAGCCACTGGAGTACCCATGTGCCAAGCTTCGAGCGCCGGCCATGGCAAACCGCCCTCAAAAAGTGTGGGGACGACCGTTAATTCCGCATGCTTGTGCAAAGCAAATAGGTCTTCTTCCGAAACATTACCTGTCAATATCAAATGATTTTGAATACTTGACTGCTCAATATGTGCCGCCACGTTGGGATCACCCTTCCAATTTGATGCTGTCAATACGAGCTCCAAGTCTTGGCCGCCTTCCACGACCCGCTCAAAAGCTTTTAACAGATTCAAAGTGTTTTTATAGGGTCGAATCTGGCTTGGAAAAAAGATGAACTTTCTAGTTATTCCATGCCGCTTAAATAATGTCTCCGGTTCTACATTAGTTGCTCCGGCAACATTAACCGGCAAATATACAAAATCCGCCGCTGAGGGGCGAAGGGATGGGATGTTTCCCAGCCCATGAGTTTTCATTACATATTCACTGTTGCTTACAAAATAGCACCCCTGCTTGGCCAACCTGTTTGCAACAGCATAGGTAATCATATTTTGTTCCGAAATGACCTCAAACGGGAATCCACTTTCTAAGAACTTTCTGATGTACTGAAATGCCGAAAGATCATGGAGGGCCATCACTTTAGGGAACCGTAGGTGGACTGAATTGCCTATGCCGATATAGGGAATCAAAAAAACTTCTGCCCGAGAAAACTCTTTTGCCAAATGGGCAAGAGTCGGATCGCCAAATTTGTTCATATACAAAAAATGGGCAAGCTTTCTCCCGAGTGATACCAATAATAGCATTGGCATGATCGACGCCACCATAATCCAAAATCCAAACACAATATTTAGCAATACTGCCGCTGCTAGTACAAAAACGAGCAATTTTTTTTTGCCCCGAAGATGAGCTAGAACAAAAAAGCCGACCCGATTTAGCGTAAACAGCGTCTTCACCGCCAACCATTGAATTCGACTCCTTGACCCTACAGCTCGCTCAAACAGATACTTGAAAAAATGGCGATAATACCTTTGTATTTTATTTCGGGGCCGCGTGGCTTGCTCAACCTCTGTAGCGTTGTCCGCTTCTTGTGATTCTGCCAAATTAGAAGCTACGATTTCTGGTGTCCGTATGTGGATCCGCCCCCGATTTTCCGGAGCAGCCATCGCTTCTGCGAGCATCTTGGTGAGACCCTGGCGATTAAAATCGTAACACCAAAACTCAATTTCTATATCAGTGATTTCCAAAAGGGCCTTTGAAAGGTAGAGGATATACTTTGATATCCCTTCTCGCTCGAACGAGACTTCATGCTCAAATGCCGCCCAAATGCCTATAACACGAATGCCCATACCCGCCTTTACAATTTGCCCGGTTGTCACCGCCCAATGTGAACCTGTCAACACTCTTTGTTGCGGCACCCCATTGAGACAACGCGCCTGGCTAAGGCACTTCAGTACGCCTGCCTACGGGTAAACCCAACCTATATTGATTTTGACTTGAAAATATCGCTAGGGTAATCAAAATGTTGAATTTTTCCAGGTAATAATAAGAGAATTTATGAGAAATATTCCTATTGCAATCCCTAGCTTTGTCGGAAATGAAAAGAAGTACCTCAATGAGTGTATCGAAACCGGTTGGATTTCTTCTGTTGGGAAGTTTGTTGGCGAATTTGAAGAGAAATTCAGCCATGCAGTTGAAACCAAGCATGCTTTGACCTGTGCTAATGGCACAGTAGCGCTGCACCTCGCACTAAAGGCTTTTGACGTCGGACCCGGAGACGAAATTATTGGCCCGACGTTGACTTACATTGCTAGCGCCAACGCCATAAAATATTGCCAAGCCACACCGGTATTCGTAGATAGCGACCCCGTAACTTGGAACATGGACCCTAAAGAAATTGAATCTAAAATCACACCTCGGACAAAAGGAATAATGGTGGTCCATCTTTATGGTCAGCCATGCGACATGGATCCCATTAATGAAATAGCTAAGAGACATGGATTATTCGTACTAGAAGATGCCGCTGAGGCCCTTGGCGCTTCATATAAAGGGAAGCCTGTAGGTAGTCTCGGCGATTGTGCCACATTTAGCTTTTTTGGAAACAAAACGCTGACCACTGGCGAAGGCGGCATGATCTCAACGGGTAGCGCGGCCTTGGCCGAAAAAATGCGCCTTTACAGAGGTCAAGGCATGGATCCAAATAGACGATATTGGTTTCCTGTCATCGGATACAACTATCGAATGACGAATATGCAGGCTGCAGTTGGAGTTGCACAATTAGAAAAAATCGACTGGCACCTACAAAAGCGTAAAG
Proteins encoded:
- a CDS encoding DegT/DnrJ/EryC1/StrS family aminotransferase produces the protein MRNIPIAIPSFVGNEKKYLNECIETGWISSVGKFVGEFEEKFSHAVETKHALTCANGTVALHLALKAFDVGPGDEIIGPTLTYIASANAIKYCQATPVFVDSDPVTWNMDPKEIESKITPRTKGIMVVHLYGQPCDMDPINEIAKRHGLFVLEDAAEALGASYKGKPVGSLGDCATFSFFGNKTLTTGEGGMISTGSAALAEKMRLYRGQGMDPNRRYWFPVIGYNYRMTNMQAAVGVAQLEKIDWHLQKRKEVALAYSELLGDLQDFVVPQGQDGNSVHSFWMFSVTLTDKVTQSRDKVMELMAADGIETRPVFYPMHVMPPYQDTPGKFPVAEKLAARGISLPTHAHLSREDMQFVTDRLKYHIGR
- a CDS encoding glycosyltransferase, with translation MAKLQDPALAQGKIGVNLIGFPFSTSGLGNLLKRAHQAMAASALPHGVVDIQKTSFQAQHEKDASLPILSSPEFKGNIFCLNGDGLLTTLSGVPEDFWQKRFNIQYAAWELPSYPIPWRIADRFIHEYWAISEYTAESIRRTSSVPCLNMGIPVAVDIQGKYERSTFNLPEHSFLFLTAFDMNSVTYRKNPDGAIAAFQKAFPQSKKDDVGLVVKVSRIRGRNEQDKMFRNLTTLANKDPRIKIIDQVLSRDQMNGLMNLCDGFLSLHRSEGFGLGMAEAMCLGKTVVATGYSGNMGFMREDNSYLVQFKEVPVVEGGYPYWQGQTWAEPDEESAVASLRLAFLSENKEMGERAKKFIEEEFSIEAFAKKYRQRLSDLNII
- a CDS encoding glycosyltransferase is translated as MLTGSHWAVTTGQIVKAGMGIRVIGIWAAFEHEVSFEREGISKYILYLSKALLEITDIEIEFWCYDFNRQGLTKMLAEAMAAPENRGRIHIRTPEIVASNLAESQEADNATEVEQATRPRNKIQRYYRHFFKYLFERAVGSRSRIQWLAVKTLFTLNRVGFFVLAHLRGKKKLLVFVLAAAVLLNIVFGFWIMVASIMPMLLLVSLGRKLAHFLYMNKFGDPTLAHLAKEFSRAEVFLIPYIGIGNSVHLRFPKVMALHDLSAFQYIRKFLESGFPFEVISEQNMITYAVANRLAKQGCYFVSNSEYVMKTHGLGNIPSLRPSAADFVYLPVNVAGATNVEPETLFKRHGITRKFIFFPSQIRPYKNTLNLLKAFERVVEGGQDLELVLTASNWKGDPNVAAHIEQSSIQNHLILTGNVSEEDLFALHKHAELTVVPTLFEGGLPWPALEAWHMGTPVAMSAIPQVLERMRFVGVEPLESGVALFDPLDVTDMAEKILSVLKDPKAAFSSQQDLASRLGQYTWKDAARKYESIFDNLAARAH
- a CDS encoding phosphomannomutase, whose amino-acid sequence is MALKFGTSGVRGLAVELTDLEVTKFVQSFLKHAVAVMNSTDGEQRLFLADDYRESSPRITKAVIYAAQKCGWKVDYVGHLPTPALALCGIKNKSCAIMVTGSHIPADRNGLKFYLPGGEILKADEESIINIYEANDVVMEDFTEAGMLRAGLEGPLSQVYENENPEGFSQYVHRYTDFFGVESLAGQKVILYEHSAVGRKVIGEILENLGATVVRKGFSDQFIPVDTEALTDLERLKEWILAEGADALVSTDGDSDRPFVLDEKGDVLRGDELGPLVASALGIQAIALPVSCNSAVSEMNQFKEIEWTKIGSPFVISGMEEIAARGFQGAIAGYEANGGFLLGTKLEQTGKILESLPTRDAVLPIVVALKSCKDRGLTLSQLRNTLPQRATHSASIKGIPTEISEKLSNQIFSNPETFCDEFMGFVGSKLAKLDTTDGSKLIFKNSEVVFFRPSGNAPELRCYTEAVEPTRAKDLSERAMIFLNEYLNS
- a CDS encoding GDP-mannose 4,6-dehydratase — protein: MKVMVTGASGFVGAHLLHRLGEMPGVSVVAMAHDVADSKSSAALKWLSLDITNKGQVRSAVSEYKPNVIFHLAAQSHVPTSFAHPEATFQVNIFGTLNVLEAVKSEAPECTVINVGSAAIYGKTFKSGKSIDEDGALEPLNPYGVSKAASDLLAGQYAASSSVKTIRLRPLNHIGPGQSVDFVVPSFVTQLLEIKKSGGKGILKVGDLSPERDFLDVRDVVDAYVTIMTKRDQIASGEVFNICSGQSFKIETVLKTLIDLIGVDVEVVVDPDRLRPVDMPIVSCSSDKLREQLHWTPRYSLEQSLKDIIESMEGHRGQGQ
- a CDS encoding class I SAM-dependent methyltransferase; protein product: MSDFRDQFYRDYVGFKLWDSDEGRKSPEIFELEFKNLLSGGSAKVLEIGFGTGEFLDWAKARGHSVCGIELIPELVDQARARGHEAYKINIQELQQSEWASKKFDLIVLFDVLEHLYVDEIVQCLKTCKQLLAPRGQVFIRVPNGLSPFGVAQFNKDITHVTLLTPERLDQVGRLCGLRVTASYNAARVVKSSGKPPWLKRALYALRDIYEIFMGALYYSGRFPLDPNLVVILKESDVEISK
- a CDS encoding mannose-1-phosphate guanylyltransferase/mannose-6-phosphate isomerase produces the protein MIPVILSGGSGTRLWPVSRASYPKQFCEFYDQSFLENSIERLKPFGSPHIVTVSSMEALTARTLKAMGLPQTNAIYEPMGQNTAPAVALMCHVLNMNGEGDEVVGMFPADHLITDQRAFGIVLNLGHEVAKQGEIVTLGIAPRYAATGYGYIEVKDDVVATAENPKGGVFSARLVRGFHEKPGQSRAEEFRSSGRHYWNAGMFLFKVNVMIDLFKKHMPEMWQSIERIEKDLSNAKQIYSNLENISLDYGIMEKLDKQVCIPCEIGWSDVGSWDEIARLADEVPSLKSDVNAKVFNQDAYSNYVFSAKNKVIGLVGVNNLIVVDTPDALLISNKGQSEKVKDLVGKIKEVGHPEATDHPFETRPWGGFETLADNKDFKTKRITVDPGAQLSYQSHNKRAEHWIVISGEAEVVLNDEVIPRGPGEHIYIPVNAKHRVRNNGTAPLVFVEVQTGSYFGEDDIIRYEDDYNRA
- the gmd gene encoding GDP-mannose 4,6-dehydratase, giving the protein MGKRAFVTGVTGQDGAYLSQLLLDNGYEVAGLVRRQSTPNRERLDWLGITDKINYFDGDLTDLSSLTRAIRDFQPDEVYNLAAQSFVGTSFEQPVLTANATGLGALNMLEAIRLNKSNARYYQASTSEMFGMIQEEKQGENTPFYPRSPYGVAKLYAHWMTINYRESYGMFNCSGILFNHESPLRGVEFVTRKVTDAAARIKLGLQEKLYLGNMDAKRDWGHARDYVKAMWLMLQQDEPDDYVVATGRTTTVRDMCRIAFDHLGLNYEDFVEIDPRFYRPSEVDILLGNPAKAKEKLGWEATTTLEELITEMVDADIKRIKSTNVL